In the genome of Neovison vison isolate M4711 chromosome 4, ASM_NN_V1, whole genome shotgun sequence, the window CTCATTTAAAGATAATTCATGCATGGGTATGCATAGTATagcatgagaaaaagaaaatttgtattgGTTGAACTTGTTACGCTAAAATATGTGCTTTAAAAACATTGGTcagggtgtctaggtggctcagtgggttaagcatctgtcttcagctcaggtcatgatcctaaggtcctgagatccagccctgaatccagctccctgctcatcaccgtggagtctgcttctccctctctctttgcctctccccccattcatgctcattctctttctcaaataaataaaatcttaaaaaaaaatcagtcaagcacTGTCCTCTGATCTGCTAAATAAGTTACTACTTTGTAAACAGAAGTAGGAACTGGGCTTAATGAATTTGCTGACGTTCTGTTCCTACAGAAATGCTTAATCTCAAATGGCTACTGTACCATTTATTATTTAGCAGTTTCAGCTTCCTAGGTTTGGCTATGTTTGTTAGGAACCAGAACTGAATCCAAGAACTTACAGAAAGGTGAAGCTAAAAGAGCTATTAaagtaattacaaaaaaaaaaatttgtatttttaggatttttaaaaagttatttcagatttggggcacctgggtggctcagtgggttaaagcctctgccttctgctcaggtcatgatctcagggtcctgggatcgagtcccgcatcgagctctctgctctgcagggagcctgcttcaacccctctctgcctgcctctctgcctacttgtgatctctgcctgtcaaataaataaaatgttttaaaaaattatttcagattaGATGACAATTTGGCTAATGTTAGTAATAGTTCAGGTACTTCACATTGGTAGCCTGAAGTTAGCCCTAGTAGGGTATTTACAAAACTGGGTTTTGAGATTACCAATATGTTATTTTACTCTTCTTGGCCAAATTCTTCAGATGTGTGAAGGGCTAGTATGCTAACTGTAGAAATTCAGTCGGTGATGGTAATAAGTATCCCCTCATGGGCCCTTTTTTctcaaaatgcagaaaaattaaaattctgaagGATGCCTACAATTTACTGTTCAGtgggagatttttcataaatCGTCATAGTATGTTACGCAGTTAAAAAACATAGgttctgcatttcttttaaatcttaGGCCACTTACAAATTCTAGAAAAGCATTGAtatgtaaaatagtaaaattttaaactacTTACCATCAGAAGACATTAACTCATCAATGATATCTCCACTAATAGTACCTGCTGGGAACAGAAATGTGATAAAGTTTTGTTACATTtctgttcatatattttaatagtaaaaGGCAGTTATATTTAAATGCAGGATATATATAACAGCAtatatttaaacaatttaaaaagcagcttgattaacatttttaaaataatagaacttTATGGAAAGATGCCTCTTTCATGAGTACCAACTCTGCTtggcattacttttttttttttttccaaagattttatttatttttttgacagagaccacaagtaggcagagagagggggaaacaggctccccgctgaacaaagagcccaatgtggggctcgatcccaggaccctgagatcatgacctgagctgaaggcagaggctttaacccactgagccacccagcaccccatgcTTGGCATTACTTTTAAACGTCCAAACTCAAGATGTAGATCAAAGGACTCATCATCATTCTCCCAAAATTGACTCCTCGGTTTTACAAAGTCAGTGGTATAATTCTCCCAGCCACCCAACCTTAAAACTTCAACTTTCCATTCCTCCTGTTAAATTTATCTCCAGATCTCACATATCAAAGTTATTTCATACTTTGCGTAAACAGAGTTTCTCAAATCCTCTTTCCAATCTTGTTACCATCCATTTTAGCTTTAATGTTCTCTCCTGGCTGCATAACTGCAGACATCAGATCTCCAATCTCCATTGCCTCTAATCCTTCTGCTTCCCAAAAGCATCTTCCCTGTGTTTCCTGTGCTCACCAGTGTACAGTTCTAAGTATGCTACTTCCCTGCTCACAAATCCTCATTGGCTTATGGGCTAAAGTCCCAACTCAGTCTGATATTTAAGGTTCTCTCTAATCGGACCCCAAATTATTCTCTCTACTATTTCCAAATACGAAGCTATATACAgaaattttttaatgctttgtggAGGCCAATGTACTAATTGTGTTAAACCACGTAAAACTTGTCTGTCTTTATACATTCCCCATTAGATTATAATTAGATCATAAGCTTCTTAAGGAATACACTTCCACTGTGCACCCTCATTCTATACCTGAAAGTATAGAAATAGTTACAGAGGAAGTAAAGGAGGACAAGAAGCTGAAAAATACTATGTCCAATTAGATCTCTAtagcctcattctttttttttttttttttttttgttaaagattttacttgtttttttgaaagacaggagatcagaagtaggcagagaagcaggcagagagagagggaggaagcaggcttcctgctgagcagagagcctgatgtggggctcgatcccaggactctgggatcatgacctgagccgaaggcagaggcttaacccactgagccacgcaggtgcccctgtagcCTCATTCTTAACTACTGTGAACTCCCAGAGTAGTAAGACTTACACCACATTCCACTGAGACAAATGCcaaaggtaaaaataaacatGGGATTGTACACAATGTAGTTCTTAATGATCTGCATTATTACATCTAGACTGGAATGACTAAGTAAGTCATTCATTGGCAACCATTGAGAGAATACCTGCCATAGGCCTTTTATTTGGAATCCGTAAGGAGTTGCTAAATACCTAGACACGTAACCATGGAAAAAATTAAGTGCCCAAGGAAATTTTTATAGTTTAGATGTTTATCCTATTCCTGATGCCCAGTTTTTAGAGTTTTAGTTACTTTCATTTCAGATTAAACAACCTGGGAAGGCAAGATTCCCAAAATTAAGGTTGAGACCCTTTTTCAACTCTATAAAACTAAGCTTTCCAAATAAAAAGTATAACAAtaagggatatgaagaaaggaggCAAgcatcactatactgtacacccaTCTGATTTTTCTTAAAGGTAATTAGAACACATTTCAGACATTCATCCTAGAATGACTAAGAGAGAAAAGAGTCTTTCAAAGTAAACCTctgataagaaaaaacaaaaaaccttgacatatgtaaataatgaaaatgggggaaaatgaacAAATTTCAATTAATTCCAAATGTGAATCCTAAGGGAAACTGCATGCATAGGCCCATTAACTATCTTTTCCTTGGTCACTGTTTATAATTGTACACAGTCATGGGCACATTATACTGCATTCAACTGTATGTGTCTGAAAAGACCATCAGATTGTATGTCTACGTTACCTAAAAAACAAATCCATAGTAGTATAATTAAAGGTAGGATCTGTTTGTAAATTTTCCTCATAATACCTGTCCCAGTGCTGGGCATGCAGGAGACACAAAATACTTAACTAAGCTTACCATTTTGCCTCCTGGGTTTGGTAATCGAGTGAGTAACCAGAGCTGACAAAGTCAAAAAATCTCACCAACTTGTTTAATACAGTATTCATAGTCTCCCTTCTGACTTTTTAGAACAAAGGCTCTAGACCCACCTGATGATAAGTCTGTGGCTGGTGTTTGTTGAAGATTTTGGCTTCTTTCAGAGGCATGTTGCTCAGGCAGATTCTGAGTTGCTGTGTTGGATTTCTGTGGAGTCACTGGAGTGGAGGGCTGAGAGGAGGGTTGTGTGAGGTCATCAGGTGGGGGGACAGGAAAAACCACAGGCTTAGACGAACTGGACTCTTTATTTATAAGCAGCACGTGGATAGGTCCTGAATGACTCTTTAGATTGATCTGGTATTTCTTTTGTCCATTCTGACCCTTGAAAGTTATTGggtataaacaaatgaataaatattaaaatttccaaCTACCTTGgaacattaaaaattaagataaagctATTAGGGACTAATTATTTTATAGCATAGAATTATATATAGCAGAGTCAATAAATGTCTGACTCAACTGGAAAATGTTTTGGGAAAGACCCAATTTAAAGCAAATCTGTTACTGTTGATATTGAAGTTGACCTTTTTCCTCAGGATTGTTAAATCAGTTACAGATATAGtaattttaactgattttttaaagaattgtgaCTGTTTATCATTGCTCATTCCTTGATATTTTCTAGATCAAAATCAAACTTAATAAAGCTTTtaatcaaaatgttaaataattcaGTCACTTCTATAATCTTACTAAAGTCATCCAAATTCAGGTACCAATACTTTCAGGTAGGAAACTTGAAAGCAGTAATTTGAAAGTGTTCACGCCTAGTTATCTTCTTCAGCTAATAAGAAAACATTTGTCCCTCTTGAGACAGTAGATCAATTTTAAGGAAACTTATCCTACATACCATTTCTGGAATAGGTACCTCCAGCTGTGTCCCCGAAGGTGCCTGAATGGCCAAAAGTGTATCACCTGGTGAAAAGAATGGTTTTAAACTTTAGAAAATACTATTGATCTTGGAATATAGTGGCAAGAGTacgggctctggagtcagaatgcttgggtttgaatcccaggtTAGGTGACCTTGGGCTTTGATTCCTAATTCTACAAAATGGGGGAGATACAATTTACTGCATAGATCTGAGGATTAGATGGGGTAATACATGTAATAGATCTTAGAAGAGGGTAAATACTCAGTGTTTGCTCTGTTATTCTCATTAACAAATTCAGATTAAGTGAACTTTGCTTTCATTCAGTCTTGTATAAGGTCTAAAATTCTTGAAACCTTTAGCTGCAAATAACATTGTCTacttgagattttaaaattacttaagtGACTAACGGTACTAGAGATTAGGTACCATACTGTGAAATCTTGAGCTAAAGTGAACTGAATTTTAAAGCTGAATTCTATAGCAGACTGTGTGGCgttgaggattaaaaaaatactttccccAAACTTTCTTAGAAAGCTTAggacaggggtccctgggtggctcagtcagctaagtatctgccttcggctcaggtcatgatcccagagtgctagGACCAATCCCTACATGGGACTCCCTGtctagtgggaagcctgcttctccctcttgttctgcccctgccccactcatGTCTGGTGTactcccttctctctcaaataaataaaatcttaaaaaaaaaaaaggcaagcaagcTCAGGACATATGGTGGCAGACTAAAGCCGTAAGTCCACACAGTGTTAACATAGTCTTAGAAAGCCAGATATCACTTGGCAAGGTGCTTGCATAATATACAAGACTGTTTAATAAGCCATGCataactaaatataaatatgtatacaatatttcattttacttggGTTATGATTATGGGAATACAGCCCACCTCCTGCTATAGTTATTAATATACTGTATTGTCCTTTCAAGGGGAAAACAGGGAGCAGGGGATGGAACAGGGTTAGGAATAATTGTCCTGGTTATACAATGGATTCACCTAACTCTGCCTTCATGCTTTCTTTGAGTTCATTTGTGACCAGCACACTTGCTGCACACAGTTTCGTAAACAGTGACGAGAACCATGTTTGGTTCAAATTTGGTCACTGACACTACAGATCTGTGACTTGGAGACTTGTTTAGTCTCTCTGACTTAGCTGCCCCTCCACCACACAGTTTACACCTACCAGTGCAGTCAATGAAGTGAAAACTGAAAAGCAGTTATTGTCAtgagaacagaaacaaaagcagcCTGTAACTACAGAGCACTGTAAGCTGACACAAAATGTCCACAGTTCCTGAAAATAATGACCTCGGGTGAGTGCCTGGGGAAAGCTGAATCACTCTACTCTAAATATGTCGATCAGAGGAAGAATGTTAGAACAAACTGACTAATGGTACTTACCATTAAAGCAATTACAGATGTCTTCGTGAGTTACATAGGAAAATGTACTGTCATAAGAGTTAAGGAATAATATGTATACCATGGTCTAGGCATTTAagttaagataataaatttccAGGCCAAAACAAAATGACCAAATGCATAAAGGTGCTGCCACATAtgctaagataaaaaaaaaaaaaaaggtcttcagTTTGGAAAGGCAAAGACAAAGGTCCAAAGAGGAGTGCCCATCCTTTGCTCCAAGGAGAAATCACTTTCGATTTTCTGGGAGAGGGCCTTTTAagagaaagatggaaaacagtgcaTATTGCTCATGGAGACAGACGGCTTCTGTAGGGAAAGGTATTGGTAGGGAAAAGCATGCCATTAGCAGTGGAGAGTGACCAAACTGAGAATCTCCCTGGGTCATGGTTTAGGGAATGGGAATGGCCAGATTCTTGGAATGCAGTGCCGCAAAGTCCAAGATCAACTAATTCAGTGGTTTCTGTATCTTGGGGCTCCATCAGGCACAGCTTGAAAATCCTATTGTTATCAAACTGTTAAGGAGCTTCGATCCGTAGAGAGGAAATTGCAAATGAGATCATGGACTTATTCAACAAATtacaaaacacataaaaaattaattgtataggggtgcctgggtggttcagtgggttaagcctctgcctttggttcaggtcatgatctcggggtcctgggatcgagccccacattgggttctctgttcagcagggagcctgcttccccctttcaaACATTGGTATTTGagagaaaagtgatttttaagcAACACATGAAGTATATCACTAATTCCCCCACATAATATGATAAACACATAAGCTTCGGTCCCCAGCCTCAAGCATGTACTATCTTTGAGTTAATATTAGGCAGAAAGTTTCCTGGATTGATTGCAGGcccatgatattttattttcaagccaaaattaatttttcaaaactttgAGAGTTACTGAATTTTTGCTACTTCAGAACACTGagcataattatttaaatatacctgtgcaggggcgcctgggtggctcagtgggttaagccactgccttcggctcaggtcatgatctcagggtcctgggatagagtcccacatcaggctctcagctcagcagggagcctgcttcctcctctctctcgcctgcctctctgcctacttgtgatctctctctgtcaaataaataaataagatcttttttaaaaaaataaataaatatacctatGCATTTAACAATGACTTCTAATATTTAGAGACCCCCTAAGCCCACTTTAGCTAGCATATTGCATCCTATCAATGGTAGACTGAAAgtggataaacttttttttaatacaacacATGAATAATGTTAACAGATGTATTATGTACTTTAAGAGgtaaaaacttttcaaatatcAGTATAAGTGACAAGAATGactttgtaaaattaaaatgctatATTCACTTACAAAACTTTTCAAAACACTACAATAAAGTAACTGATCTTCAGACTggataatacataaatacaaactCTACGCCCCTGTGGGTAACTTATTTAAAAGGATATCTATTATTAATGGAGTCGTCCATCACATTTTTGATGCTTTGCTGTAGCCACAACTTCTGCTGATCAAGTTCTCTTTCCTTCAGTTCCAGATCTTCAATTTCAGCTTTAAGATATCTTAATCTGTCTATGACTTCTTTAGTATTACAGCCAGCACCTACACCTCTTAAAAACATACAAGAATTAATAATGCCAGTATCAGGCCCAGGTTAACATCACTTAATTTTTATAGTAATAAACACTGACTTAATTAGTAATTTTTCAAGACAAAAAATCTTTATAATCTCCTAAAAAAGCAAGCATTAAAATCCTTAGACAATCTAAACATCATACCTCTGAATATATTTGCTTAGAAAATTTATTGACAAGAAcaatcaaattataaaaattctcaatgCTTTtgccacacagaaaaataaaaatttttataaagtccaAAAAAAGTTCTCGGTATGTTCTAGAATGGTGTTTGTCATCGGAAAGGCCAGGCTGGCGACTGGCATCAAAAGGATGTCAAAGCTAAGCAGTCCCACCTGGAAGTGCCATGACAGACTAAGATGCTGGTAAAATAAATTGCGACcttttaatattttggtgagactctggctttaaaacaaagcaaaaccaaaaactaagGCCAAAGAGGACAAATCTGcagaacagaaaatattttttacattcgAACATACAACCATACAACAGCTAACAAATGACAATACGCATTTCAATCAACTACCCTATATAAGGTACATATTCTATACACAGGACATAGTTCCTGTTCTTAAGAAGTTGATATTAGTTAAGCCCCTGAACACTTGGGCAGGGAGGGATTAATAATACAATGCAGTATGCACTGTATGCCAAATGAGTAGCCTGAGGAAGAAAGCAAGATTTGAATGTTCAGAGTATAAATCAAACAGTGGACAGAGTAAGGGAGTGTGCCAATAGAGGAGTGCCATTTGCAGAGGCCCAGAGCTGGGTCCGGGGAAAGACAAGAGGCCTGGTGAGACTAGAGGGCCAAGAGAGAAGATTTAGGAGAGCTAAACAGTAGAAAGTGCACATTTCCCAGAGtgttaggaagaaaaacaaaggttttAGAGTAGGGTACTGGTTTGTACCCAGTACAAACTTACTTCCACTGTATGCTATTTTTTGACTTTTTCTCAATCAGGTCAATTCCCTCCAAGACATTGGTGATATCgtaaattcttcttttttgtctCACAGCCAAAGTATCTGCagcctgtttttaaaaaggggagggggggaagggggagacaaAGGACATTGAGATAAGGgacaatttatattttaaagccaAAAAGGGTTGATTAATAAGTTCACAGCATGAGAGCCCAATCCCAAATTTGACCTGGTCAGTTGCTTGGGAACAATAGGTGGGTATGTTCAAAGCATCTCTCAAACGTTGCAAATACCAAAGAAATTATCCCATTTAAAAGCTAGCAGATGTTagagtggaggaaaaaaatatatgaagggtCATGACATAAAgcccacagaaataaaagaacacaatTAAGAATACTTCATGTCACGTTATGGACTAGTCCTGAGGGCGAGTACTAATTGTCTACCCATGTCACTTcctatttcatttctctgttcaTAGACCGTCTTGTCTAAAAACAGCCTTAATTGTTTTTtgaaactttgaaaaaatatatctcAGCAACCTGTTAATAATTAAGTCTAGAGACGTggcagggtgaggggagggaTTCTAAATTATACCTACACTTGTAGTACCGAAATATACTATCTACATTTTTTAATCTCACAATGAAAATGGAAGAGTGACACAAAGTATAAAATCAACAATAAATCAAAAATCTATAGCACAAAGTTGTGGTGCCAGCAAATATAATACAAAAGCTTTGTATTAAAAGTCTGACTCAAAAGTAAGGTCAACAAAAATACTCCATGCTACCATGTTATGAATAAGTGCAGGAATGCTATACTGTTTCTCTAGTTGGTTACCACTCATATTTCTGAGCTTTTCTCCAATGGCCTAGACAGAACCTTAAAAAAGAGGTTATCCTACAGCTCTTTTTCAGGGTGAATTAGACAATTACCTATCTTGAACATGGAGTCGTGTGGTAAGAGTCATGGTagtaaagaaaaaacacatttatgtCCTTAACAAAACTCTGAACATTATCCAAATTAATGAACAGAATTTAGTTTCATGTAATTGGTTACCAGCTCTCCCAAGGCATCACTACTTTCttgattctttaaaaacacaggccatacacacacacacagtctgggACAGCATATTATTTACAATCTGGACCTTCTTTATACAGGAGCAAGTGTAACCAACTTCACAGGCATTTaatgttgattctttttttatacaGAATTTATTTGAGGTGTggcaaaatatattataaattggAATACAGAGGTTCTGCTTTGTAGCAAATCCAACGACTATTGATTTTGATACTGTTGAAATAAGTTACTCATGCATATAGGTTCTGTCTGATACAATTCACAGCCTAAATTATTAGTTTCcagtaaatcagaaaaaaaggaggaaggcaAACTCTGCTTTAAATAACCAAGAATCATTATAGCTTATAAAGATACTGTTTGGCATGAGGACTGATTCTGTCTTAGCTTTCTTCCAGCATAAAAAAGTGGGACATCTGAGGGCTAAAGTCATGTTAGAACAGGTGAACAGATGATAGTTATTGTACATGATGTTGTACTTGTAGTACCTAGCAGGGTAGACGCTCAAGACTTGTCAGTCACGTggccttttattttgtttgtttgtttgtttatgttgaTTCTATCAATTCATTTATTGTGCTACCAAAATACCAAGTTACCACTGTCTGATTAATCATTCAGGCCTTCAGGAAGGAGATTCATGCCTCAATCAGTGGACCAGGAAAATAAGTAAGATGTGGCTGAAAGAATGAAGAACCAGAAACCGAGGCTTTTCTGACTCGTTCAGTTCCATCTCTTCTACTAAACCAGAACATTAAAAGTAGGACTAGGCATGGTTTCATTGATCTCCTCTTCCCTTGTCCTTAGCAATTTCCTTCCTGTTTTACTGACCTTCATAAACTTGCTTGAGTTTGAGGCTGTTTTTCTAAAGAGCAATAATCTCCTGCCAAGTTAACTGTAAAAATCTGAAGCTGAGGATTCATCTCTCACTTCCCTCCGAAGAGGCCTTCTTGAGAAGTGACCCGGAGCACTTGAAGCCAGCTCTACGCTATCCGTATCTATGTACTCACACACAGAAGCCTTCAAAACCATAGCAACAGCTCGCCAGTTAGGGTTTTAGGACTTTTTGTGTGAACCAGACTGCAAGAGCCCTCCAAGGTCTTCAGCCAAAGAGCCATCAGGGCTCACTTTTTAgatcaaaaaatttttaaggtttatcATCTTGTTTATAATTCATTACTGTTTAACATTACAAATTTTAGTCCTATATTTCCAAAActaaatgttatttcttaaatacttttctatttaagtatataaacatataaatgacCAGCATGTGCAGaacattttcacttaaaaagcCTCCCCAGGTGTTTTATTTCAGCAGCCCCGTCATTTTTTGGATGTTAGGTTCTGGAGCTCGCCACACAGGGATCCAATCCCAGCACCGCCACTTCCTATCTTCAGCTGATCTCAGACTCATGAAGccccatttccttttttgtaaaatgCAATAGTAACACATCTGAATTGTGGGGATTAAAGTAGATCATCTTAGCACAACTGTCTGCTACATAATGAACACATTGAGGCTGGAAAGTAACAGCCTCATCATCAAACACAGGTTGAAACCCCGGATCGTGGATGAGATTTAGAGTTTGTGTATGTACAGACCGATCACATTTTATGTAGTGTTTCAAAAAGTTGTGTGAATTCTTAAAGTTTCATGAAGTAATTCAAGACCTCATACTCAACAGAATCCTACACTGCCTCACCACCATCATCCTTCATTTGTTTAGCATCTATGATGTGCCAGGCTTGTCTGTGTCTTATGGATAGAATAGTAACAGaacaaagtccctgccctcaaagagGGGTAAGGAGTGCAAAGGCTCTGAAGTGGGAATATGCTTACCAGGATGGCCAGAACAGTGAGTAGGAGGGAGAACAGTGAGAAAAcgaggggggtggagggtgggaagaagggagacaagacaggagggaagaagggggagtGAGAGACAGACAGCTAAAGATGGTAACAATGGATAGCAAGGGGCCAGGTCACTGGGATGTTGCAGGCCATTGTGAAGACTTCGGCTCTTACTCCCTGTGAAATGGAAAGCCACCAGAGGCTTTAAGCACATGCTGATTTGATGCCCTGCTTTACAATGTTCTCTCTGGCTATTCTGGGTAGAAAAAAAGAGGCTAGGGAGAAAGCAATGGCAATAATCCATTCAAGAGATGGTAGTGCCTTGGAATGAAGGGGTGTCTTTGGAGGTTTGAGAAATGGTGTGATTCAGGTTATATTCCAAAGGTATAGCAAGGAGTAgatctatttgatagagagagatctcaaatagatggagaggcaggcagagagagagagagagggaagcaggctccctgctgagcagagagcccgatgcggggctcgatcccaggaccctgggatcatgacctgagccgaaggcagcggcttaacccactgagccacccaggcgcccaaccgcAAGGAGTAGATCTAGACAGCAGAGTCAACTCCACAGTTGTTGACATGAGCAACTGTAGGTGAGGAAGACCGTGGAAGAACAGGTTTGAGGCACGAGAAATCAGGAACTTGGCTTTGGACAATTTGATCTCCAAGGGGAGAAGTTCAGAAGACCACTGGACGTGAGAGTGTGTGGGTTAGCAGAGAAGTCCAAGCTAGAGATACAATTTCAGTAGTCACCAGTAAATAGACATTTTAGGTCACAGGACGGAACCCACTGGATTCACCTAAGGAGGTAAGAATAGAAAGAGAAGACGTCTAAGGGCAGACCCCAGGGTACACCAGTATTAAAGATCTGGGAAGTATGGGGTAACTTGCCACTGaagcaagagaactagaaagaGTGGAGTCTTGGAAACCAAGGGAAGAGTGTAAGAAAGAGTGACCAGGTCAGGTACTGCTATCGGGGTGAGTCAGATGAGCAGTGAGACCTGATCATGGATTTGACTTTGGCAAGTCACTAGTGACCTTGGTCAGAGCTGTCTTGGAGGAGTAATGGAGTCAAAGCTTTAAGGGAGAGATTCCAACAAAGAGTAGAAGGAAAGCTACAGCAGACAACTCTTTTGAAGAGTTCTAGTGCACAGAGGAACAGAAGAATGTGGTAGTGGCTGTAGGGTGTTATGGGATACCTCCAGGAAGTTTttattcctcttcctttctcttttcttttaaagatgggAGCTAATTCAACACGTAAGTTATGCTGGTAAAAACCGTCCAGTAACTGTCCAGTAACGGAAGAGGAATAATTAACCATGTGGGAAAGAGAAGGGACCATGGTAGATAGGCAAGAGAGAA includes:
- the E2F5 gene encoding transcription factor E2F5 isoform X2; translated protein: MAAAEPASSGQQAPQGQGQGQRPPSQPSQAQPPQQPPLPQLGGGGGGSSRHEKSLGLLTTKFVSLLQEAKDGVLDLKAAADTLAVRQKRRIYDITNVLEGIDLIEKKSKNSIQWKGVGAGCNTKEVIDRLRYLKAEIEDLELKERELDQQKLWLQQSIKNVMDDSINNRFSYVTHEDICNCFNGDTLLAIQAPSGTQLEVPIPEMGQNGQKKYQINLKSHSGPIHVLLINKESSSSKPVVFPVPPPDDLTQPSSQPSTPVTPQKSNTATQNLPEQHASERSQNLQQTPATDLSSGTISGDIIDELMSSDVFPLLRLSPTPADDYNFNLDDNEGVCDLFDVQILNY
- the E2F5 gene encoding transcription factor E2F5 isoform X1, which codes for MAAAEPASSGQQAPQGQGQGQRPPSQPSQAQPPQQPPLPQLGGGGGGSSRHEKSLGLLTTKFVSLLQEAKDGVLDLKAAADTLAVRQKRRIYDITNVLEGIDLIEKKSKNSIQWKGVGAGCNTKEVIDRLRYLKAEIEDLELKERELDQQKLWLQQSIKNVMDDSINNRFSYVTHEDICNCFNGDTLLAIQAPSGTQLEVPIPEMGQNGQKKYQINLKSHSGPIHVLLINKESSSSKPVVFPVPPPDDLTQPSSQPSTPVTPQKSNTATQNLPEQHASERSQNLQQTPATDLSSAGTISGDIIDELMSSDVFPLLRLSPTPADDYNFNLDDNEGVCDLFDVQILNY